GTGGACCTCGATGTGATGGCCGCGCGTTTCGGCCACGATCCGGCGCAGCTATGCGATACTTCCAAGGCCAGCTTCTATGAGAGCCAGGGCCTGATCCGGCGCGAAGGTTCGTGGATCGGCGTGACCGAGGCCGGCATGTGCCTGCTCGACGGCTTGCTGGGCGAACTGGTTCCCTCAGGCTTGGTCGAAGGCTGATGGTCCACGCTCTTGTCCCATAAGGCCGACCTGATGGAGGCATGGGGCGCGTATCTGGCGCACGATCGCCGCCGCAGTCCGCATACCGTGCGCGCTTATCTGGCAACGGCGTCGCGCCTGCTGGATGCGCTGGGGGAAACCGATTGGGGTTCGCTGGCGAAGATCGAGGCTCCGGCGCTGCGCGGTCATCTTGCGGCGCGGCGGCAGGACGGGATCGGCAATGTTTCCGCCGCGCGCGAACTTTCGGCGCTCAAGGCCTTCCTCTCCTTCGCCCGCGACCGGGCCGGAATGGCGCAGGCGGCCCCGCCGCGCCTCAAGGGTCCGCGCGTGAAGAAGGGCCTGCCGCGCCCAGTCACTCCCGACGAGGCTGTGAACCTTGCCTCCACCGTGGAGGAAGACGCCTCGCAGCCCTGGATCGGTGCGCGCGACCGGGCGGTGCTGCTGCTCCTTTATGGCGCCGGCCTGCGCATTGCCGAGGCCCTGTCGCTGACCGGCGCGGCGCTTCCTTTGGGTGAGACGCTGGTGGTTACCGGCAAGGGCGGCAAGCAACGCATGGTGCCCTTGCTGCCAATCGTCCGCTCAGGCGTGACGGATTACGTGACGAAATGCCCCTGGCCGGTAGAGCGGGACAAGGCGCTGTTCCGGGGCGCCAAGGGCGGGCCGCTTTCGCAGGGCATGGTGCAAAAGGCAGTGGCGCGGGCTCGTATCTCGCTGGGCCTGCCGGCAAGTGCTACGCCGCATGCCTTGCGCCACAGCTTTGCGACGCATCTGCTGGGCGCGGGCGCGGACCTGCGTTCTCTTCAGGAACTGCTGGGGCATGTGTCGCTGAGTTCGACGCAGATATACACGCGGGTGGACGCGGCGACCTTGCTGGACGTTTACCGCAACGCACATCCCAGGGAACGGGGCTGACCTAGCCGCCGCTGTCCGCAGCTGCCCCGGCAATCACTCCTCGCGCGGTTTCCACGTCGCCACGCGCCAGACATAGCCGATCACGGTCGCCACGCCGATCGCCACGGTAACCCATCCCAGCCATACTTCGGCCTCGGACAGCGTATGGCCAAGCCAGCGCCCGCCCAGGATCAGCAGCGCGTTCCAGATCGCCGCGCCCGCAGCGGTGAACAGCAGAAACCGCACATGCCCCATGTGCGCCAGTCCGGCCGGGACAGAAATCATCGTGCGAAACATCGGCATGAAGCGCAGCAGGAAAACCACCCAGTGCCCATGCCGCCGCAAGAACCGCCCGGCCACTTCGACATCGTGCCACTCCAGCGTAAGCCAGCGGCCCCAGCGGTCGATGAACGGGCGCAGGCGCTCGTACCCCAGGCGGTCGGCGAGGAGGAACAGGACATAGTTGCCCAGCGCCGCACCGGCAGTACCCCATAGCAGCAGCGGCCAGAACTGCATGTCTCCGCGCGCCACGGCGATCCCGCCAAGGCCCATGATGACCTCGGACGGGATCGGCGGGATGATGTTCTCCAGCGCCATCAGGAACATGATGCCGAGATAGCCGCCCTGCCGGACGATTTCGTAGATCCACTCAGCCATGGAGTCCGCCGATCGGCTCGATCACATCGCCGCGTGCCGGACCTCGATGGCGTCCCAGATCATGGCCCCCGTATCGGTGCCGTTGAAGCGGTCTATCGCCACGATGCCGGTGGGCGAAGTCACGTTGATTTCCGTCAGCCATTTTCCGCCAATCACGTCGATGCCGACAAAAACCAGCCCGCGCGCCTTCAGTTCCGGGCCAAGCGCTGCGCAGATTTCCTCTTCAGCCGAAGTGAGCTGGCTGGCCTCGGCCGACCCGCCCACCGCGAGGTTGGAGCGAAACTCGCCCTCGCCCGGCTTGCGGTTGATGGCGCCCGCGAACACGCCGTCGACCAGCACGATGCGCTTGTCGCCTTCGGACACGTCGGGGAGGAAAGGCTGGACCATGAACGGTTCGACCCATGCGTTCTCGAACATCTCGATCAGCGCGCCCAGGTTGGAGCCGTCGGCAGGCACGCGGAACACTGCCTTGCCGCCGTTGCCGTGGAGCGGCTTGATGACGATATCGCCCGGATGACGCTGGTTGAACGCCTTCACGTCCTCGATCCGGCGGGCAATGAAGGTCGGCGGCATGAACCGCGCGTAGTCCAGCACGAAGACCTTCTCCGGCGCATTGCGCACGGCCACCGGATCGTTGACCACCAGCGTGCGCCCGGCAAGGCGCTCCAGCAGGTGGGTGGCGGTGATATAGCCGAGATCGAACGGCGGGTCCTGGCGCATCAGCACCACGTCGATGTCTTCGCCAAGGTCGATCAAGCGGTATTCGCCGCGCGTGAAGTGAGCGCCTTCCACCTTCTGCACGGTTACCGGCGCGCCCCAGCAGGTAAGCCGTCCGGCAGCCCCGTGCGAGGCATCATAGGCCAGCGTGCGCACGTCGTAATGGAACAGGGTATGCCCCCGCGCCTGCGCGCTGAGCATCAGTGCGAACGAGCTGTCGCCCCCGATCTTGACGGTTTCGAGCGGGTCCATCTGGACGGCTACGCGTAAGCTCATGGCAGGTATCGGCCTTTGCGAAAGGGTTGTCGGGCGCGGCTTAGCCGCAACGCCCCAAAGGTGCGACCGGAATTGCGAGTTTCAAGCGTTGAGCTTTGCTAAACTATCGGCCGATCAGCCCATCGGCTGCCAGGCATTGACGATCCGGCGCGGCCATTGGCCGGGTGCGATGAGGATCACGTCGATACGCACGTCGTCGCCCGGCCGCTGGTAGCGCGCGGTCAGCAGCGCGGCGCCGTCCGCCACGCGCCTCAGCCGCCGTTCGTCGATCGCGATGTCGAGTTCCTTCGCGGTGCGCCGCCATTTCACCTCGACGAAGCACAGCATCCGCCCGCGCCGCGCGACGAGGTCCACTTCGCCGCGCCGGGTCTTCACCCGCCTTGCCAGCACCCGCCAACCGGTGAGCCACAGATAGAGCGCGGCCAAAGTCTCTCCGCGCCGTCCGTCGCGCTCGGCCTGCGCGCGGGCGTTCATTTCAGCTCCCCCGTCATTTCAGCTCCATCGCCCGCGCGTACAGCGTCTTGCGATCCAGCCCGGTCGCCTTGGCCACAGCCGCTGCCGCCTGCGAGGCCTTTGCCTCGGCCAGCGCCGCCAGCAGCAGCGCATCGACATCGACCTCGCCTTTCGCCTCGTCACGCGGCGGGGCGATCAGCAGCACGATCTCGCCTTTGGGAGGATGCGCCTCGTAGTGCGCGGCGATCTCTGACGGAGCGCCGGTACGGCATTCCTCGAACTTCTTGGTCAATTCGCGCGCCACGGCAACCTCGCGCCCCGGCAGTACCGCCTCGATCGCCGCCAGCGATGCACCCAGACGCGGCGCGGTTTCATAGAACACAAGCGTTGCCGGCACGGCGGCAAGGCTGGCAAGGGTATCCTCGCGCGCCTTGGCCTTGTTGGGCAGGAAGCCGGCGAACAGGAACCGGTCGTTCGGCAGGCCCGAAAGCGTTACCCCCACCACCGCGGCATTGGCGCCGGGCAGGCTGGTGACGGCAATGCCCCGCTCCCGCGCGGTGCGCACCAGCCGGTAACCCGGATCGGATATCAACGGCGTGCCCGCATCGCTGACCAGCGCCACGGGTTCCGCCTCCATCAGTGCCAGCAGGCGTTCGCGGTCATGCTCGCCTGCGTGATCATCGTAACGGATAAGCCGTTGCTTTATCCCCAGATGATGCAGCAGCTTTCCAGTGATACGGGTGTCCTCACAAGCGACAGCGGCCACCCCTTTCAGGGTTTCGACGGCGCGCAGGGTAATGTCCCCCAGGTTGCCAATGGGGGTTGCGACTATGTAAAGGCCCGGCGAAAGAGTGTTTTCCATCACCAGACTCATGGCCCATAGACCAAGGG
The DNA window shown above is from Novosphingobium sp. P6W and carries:
- a CDS encoding YraN family protein, whose protein sequence is MNARAQAERDGRRGETLAALYLWLTGWRVLARRVKTRRGEVDLVARRGRMLCFVEVKWRRTAKELDIAIDERRLRRVADGAALLTARYQRPGDDVRIDVILIAPGQWPRRIVNAWQPMG
- the gshB gene encoding glutathione synthase; its protein translation is MSLRVAVQMDPLETVKIGGDSSFALMLSAQARGHTLFHYDVRTLAYDASHGAAGRLTCWGAPVTVQKVEGAHFTRGEYRLIDLGEDIDVVLMRQDPPFDLGYITATHLLERLAGRTLVVNDPVAVRNAPEKVFVLDYARFMPPTFIARRIEDVKAFNQRHPGDIVIKPLHGNGGKAVFRVPADGSNLGALIEMFENAWVEPFMVQPFLPDVSEGDKRIVLVDGVFAGAINRKPGEGEFRSNLAVGGSAEASQLTSAEEEICAALGPELKARGLVFVGIDVIGGKWLTEINVTSPTGIVAIDRFNGTDTGAMIWDAIEVRHAAM
- a CDS encoding tyrosine recombinase XerC; the encoded protein is MSHKADLMEAWGAYLAHDRRRSPHTVRAYLATASRLLDALGETDWGSLAKIEAPALRGHLAARRQDGIGNVSAARELSALKAFLSFARDRAGMAQAAPPRLKGPRVKKGLPRPVTPDEAVNLASTVEEDASQPWIGARDRAVLLLLYGAGLRIAEALSLTGAALPLGETLVVTGKGGKQRMVPLLPIVRSGVTDYVTKCPWPVERDKALFRGAKGGPLSQGMVQKAVARARISLGLPASATPHALRHSFATHLLGAGADLRSLQELLGHVSLSSTQIYTRVDAATLLDVYRNAHPRERG
- the rsmI gene encoding 16S rRNA (cytidine(1402)-2'-O)-methyltransferase; amino-acid sequence: MENTLSPGLYIVATPIGNLGDITLRAVETLKGVAAVACEDTRITGKLLHHLGIKQRLIRYDDHAGEHDRERLLALMEAEPVALVSDAGTPLISDPGYRLVRTARERGIAVTSLPGANAAVVGVTLSGLPNDRFLFAGFLPNKAKAREDTLASLAAVPATLVFYETAPRLGASLAAIEAVLPGREVAVARELTKKFEECRTGAPSEIAAHYEAHPPKGEIVLLIAPPRDEAKGEVDVDALLLAALAEAKASQAAAAVAKATGLDRKTLYARAMELK
- a CDS encoding DedA family protein; protein product: MAEWIYEIVRQGGYLGIMFLMALENIIPPIPSEVIMGLGGIAVARGDMQFWPLLLWGTAGAALGNYVLFLLADRLGYERLRPFIDRWGRWLTLEWHDVEVAGRFLRRHGHWVVFLLRFMPMFRTMISVPAGLAHMGHVRFLLFTAAGAAIWNALLILGGRWLGHTLSEAEVWLGWVTVAIGVATVIGYVWRVATWKPREE